In the Methanococcus maripaludis genome, one interval contains:
- a CDS encoding DNA-directed RNA polymerase subunit N — MIFPIRCFSCGAVISEVYEEYRTRLKDGENPEEILNDLEVKKYCCRRMFASHRLDNDRELFDDIVEYK; from the coding sequence GTGATATTTCCAATCAGATGTTTTTCCTGTGGAGCTGTAATTTCGGAAGTCTATGAAGAATACAGAACTAGACTTAAAGATGGCGAAAACCCGGAAGAAATTTTAAACGACTTAGAAGTTAAAAAATACTGTTGTAGAAGAATGTTCGCATCCCACAGATTGGACAACGACAGAGAATTATTTGACGATATCGTCGAATACAAATAA
- a CDS encoding 30S ribosomal protein S13 has product MTQTEFKHRIRISKTDLEGKNPLEYALQEMKGIGRAMARAVIRVTELDPKQQAGYLADEDVLKIESVLEDPATHGIPSWMFNRKKDVYSGLDKHLIETDLVLTVQEDITNMKKIRCYRGVRHELRLPCRGQRTRGSFRKGTSMGVKRKK; this is encoded by the coding sequence GTGACTCAGACAGAATTCAAACACAGAATTAGAATCTCAAAAACAGACCTTGAAGGTAAAAACCCACTTGAATACGCACTACAAGAAATGAAAGGTATTGGTAGAGCGATGGCTAGAGCAGTAATTAGAGTTACTGAATTAGACCCTAAACAACAAGCTGGTTACTTAGCTGACGAAGATGTTTTAAAAATAGAATCAGTATTGGAAGACCCTGCAACACATGGAATCCCTTCATGGATGTTCAACAGGAAAAAAGATGTTTACTCAGGACTCGATAAACACCTTATCGAAACAGATCTCGTACTCACAGTACAAGAAGACATCACAAACATGAAAAAGATAAGATGCTACAGAGGAGTCAGACACGAGTTAAGATTACCTTGTAGAGGACAGAGAACCAGAGGTTCATTCAGAAAAGGAACTTCAATGGGAGTTAAAAGGAAAAAATAA
- a CDS encoding NAD(P)/FAD-dependent oxidoreductase, translating into MIAVVGGGPAGLSCAHALARRGLEVELYEMDKLGGTCLNYGCRYVNALKEVSDVIDNLNAITGKKHVLEDIISLNELHEKVYKIHRSMREGAKKTLDELGIFVKFEEFKEEYEKNYDYVVYATGQNYARNYLGVECAIHSELPYLKKLPKKILIIGGGTVAAEYASIFSTFGSEVTVYVRSKFLKKIEDDELRDYIINDLSNFKITHSEEELNKMLHDDEYFNILAIGGTPRYKTNEYFQVDGKSKVYACGDSVRGGYTPISNREGKIVAENIYNEIKNLPLKKMEYGIEIATIRMPISILVVGKQTKDFKTSYNRPGRGYYFRKTEKRGMNRIYYENGKAVGAVVMTTATELAPYFAQYLKGIDVYKDFLEVYPTTDPYYWQV; encoded by the coding sequence ATGATTGCAGTTGTAGGTGGGGGGCCTGCAGGTCTTTCTTGTGCACACGCACTCGCTAGACGAGGACTTGAAGTTGAACTCTATGAGATGGACAAACTTGGTGGTACCTGCTTAAATTACGGTTGCAGGTATGTAAATGCTTTAAAAGAAGTTTCAGATGTAATTGATAATTTAAATGCGATAACTGGAAAAAAACATGTTTTAGAAGATATAATTTCACTTAACGAGTTACACGAAAAAGTTTATAAAATTCACAGATCTATGCGGGAAGGGGCTAAAAAAACGCTCGATGAACTGGGAATATTTGTAAAATTTGAAGAATTTAAGGAAGAATATGAAAAAAACTATGATTATGTGGTTTATGCGACAGGGCAAAATTATGCTAGAAATTACCTGGGGGTCGAATGTGCGATTCATAGTGAACTTCCGTATTTAAAAAAACTACCAAAAAAAATTCTCATAATTGGTGGTGGAACTGTTGCAGCAGAATATGCATCAATTTTTTCGACATTTGGAAGCGAAGTAACTGTTTATGTAAGGTCAAAGTTTTTAAAAAAAATCGAAGATGATGAACTTAGGGATTATATCATAAATGACCTGTCAAATTTTAAAATAACTCACAGCGAAGAAGAACTGAATAAAATGCTCCACGATGATGAGTATTTTAATATTTTGGCAATTGGTGGAACACCAAGATACAAAACAAATGAATATTTTCAAGTTGATGGAAAATCGAAAGTTTATGCTTGCGGGGACTCAGTAAGGGGCGGATATACCCCAATTTCTAACCGCGAGGGAAAAATTGTTGCAGAAAATATTTACAACGAGATAAAAAATCTTCCTCTAAAAAAAATGGAATATGGAATTGAGATTGCCACAATTAGAATGCCGATCAGCATTTTAGTCGTTGGAAAACAGACAAAAGATTTTAAAACATCGTACAACCGTCCTGGTAGGGGGTATTATTTCCGAAAAACCGAAAAGCGTGGAATGAACAGGATATACTATGAAAATGGAAAAGCAGTCGGTGCAGTTGTAATGACAACAGCTACTGAACTTGCACCTTACTTTGCACAGTACTTAAAAGGAATCGATGTTTACAAAGACTTTTTAGAAGTTTACCCAACAACAGACCCTTATTACTGGCAGGTTTAA
- the aroC gene encoding chorismate synthase, translating to MNTFGDNFRVTTWGESHGKALGAVIDGCPANLPISEQDIQNELNRRRPGYSIFSTPRKEEDKVEILSGIFEGKTTGTPISGLVFNKGQKSKDYSKIKDTPRPGHADLNYFLKYGNYDYRGGGRSSGRTTIGNVIGGAVAKKLIEFTHNIKIIGYSTKIGKIKGDFDYYKNPKFFESDSNIEKLLKKIENNPLRCPSKNSDEMKDYVIDAMDKKDSVGGIIEIIIKGIPQGVGNPVFNKLEGKLGSAFIGINAVKGFEIGRGFEASELYGSEMNDAYHIYENSIKEMTNNAGGIIGGISTGSPVVLRVSIKPTPSISKIQDSMNLISNKDEKIEIGGRHDPIIVPRVIPVLESMAAITVADLMISSGYINPCRI from the coding sequence TTGAACACTTTTGGGGATAATTTTAGAGTAACGACCTGGGGAGAAAGCCACGGAAAAGCATTAGGTGCAGTAATTGACGGATGTCCTGCAAATCTACCCATTTCAGAACAAGATATCCAAAATGAACTCAATAGAAGAAGACCTGGATACAGCATCTTCTCAACACCGCGAAAAGAAGAAGATAAGGTAGAAATTCTTTCAGGAATTTTTGAAGGAAAAACTACGGGAACCCCAATTTCAGGACTTGTATTTAACAAAGGACAAAAATCAAAAGATTACAGTAAAATTAAGGATACGCCAAGACCCGGACACGCTGACTTAAACTACTTTTTAAAATACGGAAATTACGACTACAGGGGCGGTGGACGAAGCAGTGGAAGAACCACAATTGGAAATGTGATTGGTGGAGCAGTTGCTAAAAAATTAATTGAATTTACACACAATATCAAAATAATCGGGTATTCTACTAAAATTGGAAAAATAAAAGGGGACTTTGATTACTACAAAAATCCAAAATTTTTTGAAAGTGATTCAAATATTGAAAAATTATTGAAAAAAATAGAAAATAATCCATTAAGATGCCCTTCAAAAAATAGCGATGAAATGAAGGATTACGTTATTGATGCGATGGATAAAAAAGACAGTGTCGGCGGAATAATTGAAATAATTATAAAAGGAATTCCGCAAGGCGTTGGAAATCCAGTATTTAACAAATTAGAAGGAAAACTTGGAAGTGCATTCATTGGAATTAATGCGGTGAAAGGATTTGAAATAGGCAGGGGTTTTGAAGCTTCAGAATTATATGGAAGCGAAATGAACGATGCATACCATATATATGAAAATTCAATAAAAGAAATGACAAATAATGCCGGTGGAATTATCGGTGGAATCAGCACTGGCTCCCCAGTTGTTCTTAGGGTTTCAATAAAACCAACACCTTCAATTTCAAAAATTCAAGATAGTATGAATTTGATATCGAATAAAGATGAAAAAATTGAAATTGGCGGTAGACACGACCCGATAATCGTTCCAAGAGTTATTCCAGTACTGGAATCGATGGCTGCAATAACGGTTGCTGATCTAATGATTTCGAGTGGATATATTAACCCATGCAGAATATAA
- a CDS encoding 30S ribosomal protein S9 — protein MKVVHTVGKRRTAIARATAKEGSGKIRINKKPLELMEPKYIKMKLMEPVILAGEALSNIDVDIDVKGGGIVSQMDATRTALGKAIVEFTGKMELKEKFLSYDRTLLVSDARRTEPHKPSKSSKGPRAKRQKSYR, from the coding sequence GTGAAAGTAGTCCACACAGTAGGTAAAAGAAGAACCGCAATCGCAAGAGCTACTGCAAAAGAAGGTAGCGGTAAAATCAGAATTAACAAAAAACCATTAGAATTAATGGAACCTAAATACATCAAAATGAAATTAATGGAACCTGTTATCTTAGCAGGCGAAGCTTTAAGCAACATTGATGTAGATATTGATGTTAAAGGTGGCGGTATCGTAAGCCAAATGGATGCTACAAGAACCGCTTTAGGTAAGGCTATTGTTGAATTTACTGGTAAAATGGAATTGAAAGAAAAATTCTTAAGTTACGACAGAACATTACTTGTCAGTGATGCAAGAAGAACTGAACCACACAAACCAAGTAAGTCTTCAAAAGGTCCAAGAGCTAAAAGACAAAAATCATACAGATAA
- the mvk gene encoding mevalonate kinase yields MNTIKTPSKIILFGEHAVVDGYPAISMALDLKTTGEIEENSDTISIDLVDLNEIFEITPELIKNLEISNFSPALKYVLCAAKSTIYYLSEFKNLKEIKPFKLKIYSEIPLSCGLGSSASVVVTVIRSILSFYKIELENDEVINLAYSVEKEVQGRASVTDTATISLGGMIEIVNGEYRPMPNDLEEFIKTCRFLVVNVEERTRKTAELVHEVSKHPEKEQIFEEIGKIISTVRWVSDKSELGKLMNENHELLKKFGISTEKLDLVAKVGQKYGYGGKLTGAGGGGSAIILLKEDREELLKELKKIGVIGIYECKMAN; encoded by the coding sequence ATGAACACGATAAAAACACCTTCTAAAATTATATTGTTCGGAGAACATGCAGTAGTTGACGGTTATCCTGCAATTTCAATGGCACTCGATTTAAAAACAACGGGTGAAATTGAAGAAAATTCCGACACAATTTCAATAGACCTTGTAGATTTAAATGAAATTTTTGAAATAACTCCCGAATTAATTAAAAATTTGGAAATTTCAAATTTCAGTCCTGCATTAAAGTACGTGTTATGCGCTGCAAAATCTACGATATATTATCTATCCGAATTTAAAAATTTAAAAGAGATAAAACCCTTTAAATTAAAAATATATTCTGAAATTCCCCTAAGTTGCGGTTTAGGCTCATCTGCATCTGTTGTTGTAACTGTTATTCGTTCAATTTTAAGTTTTTACAAAATTGAATTGGAAAATGATGAAGTAATAAATCTTGCATATTCTGTTGAAAAAGAGGTTCAGGGAAGGGCAAGTGTAACTGACACTGCAACGATTTCTTTGGGAGGAATGATTGAAATTGTAAATGGGGAATACAGGCCAATGCCTAACGATTTGGAAGAATTCATAAAAACTTGTAGATTTTTGGTTGTGAATGTTGAAGAGAGAACAAGGAAAACTGCAGAATTAGTACACGAGGTTTCAAAACACCCTGAAAAAGAGCAGATTTTTGAGGAAATTGGAAAAATAATAAGTACTGTAAGGTGGGTATCCGATAAATCAGAACTTGGAAAATTGATGAATGAAAACCACGAACTTCTTAAAAAATTTGGAATTTCTACTGAAAAGTTAGATTTAGTTGCAAAAGTAGGTCAAAAGTACGGTTACGGGGGAAAATTAACCGGTGCAGGGGGAGGGGGTTCTGCAATAATACTTTTAAAAGAAGATAGGGAAGAATTGTTAAAAGAATTGAAAAAAATTGGTGTAATTGGAATTTATGAATGTAAAATGGCCAATTAA
- a CDS encoding 50S ribosomal protein L13: MVVVNAENAVVGRLASYVAKLALSGEEVTVVNAEKAIMTGNKEYIFQKYVQLRTRKSISNPKKMGPKYPRRPDDIVRRVIRGMLPYKKPRGVEAFKNIKIEVGVPEGVSIDINLGSEPNTIKYVTVGELSQFLGAKF; this comes from the coding sequence ATGGTTGTTGTAAACGCTGAAAATGCAGTTGTTGGAAGATTAGCTTCATACGTTGCTAAACTTGCATTAAGCGGTGAAGAAGTAACCGTTGTAAACGCTGAAAAAGCAATTATGACTGGAAACAAAGAATACATATTCCAAAAATATGTACAACTCAGAACTAGAAAAAGTATTTCAAACCCTAAAAAAATGGGTCCAAAATATCCAAGAAGGCCTGACGACATCGTAAGAAGAGTTATCAGAGGAATGCTCCCATACAAAAAACCTAGAGGAGTAGAAGCTTTCAAAAACATTAAAATTGAAGTTGGAGTTCCTGAAGGAGTTTCTATCGACATTAACTTAGGTAGCGAACCAAACACAATCAAATATGTAACCGTTGGAGAATTGAGCCAATTCTTAGGCGCTAAATTCTAA
- a CDS encoding DNA-directed RNA polymerase subunit D produces MIKNIQKEEKRTGEIMKMELKAPLSFSSALRRIMISEVPTYAIENVYFYENTSSMYDEVLAHRLGLIPIKGVPVSGDEVIVLTISKEGPCMVYSSDLKSESGEPAFENIPIVKLAEGQKLELEAEALVGTGKIHAKWQPCNAVYKQISNDEVEFKIESFGNMDAEDIVRSSLEILKNKAEKFLSELEGRELSDEN; encoded by the coding sequence TTGATAAAAAACATCCAAAAAGAGGAAAAGAGAACAGGGGAAATTATGAAAATGGAATTAAAAGCCCCTTTATCTTTTTCCAGTGCATTAAGAAGAATAATGATTTCAGAAGTCCCTACATATGCTATTGAAAATGTATACTTTTATGAAAACACATCTTCAATGTACGATGAAGTTCTAGCTCACAGACTTGGATTAATTCCAATAAAGGGAGTTCCAGTAAGTGGAGATGAAGTTATTGTACTTACAATCTCCAAAGAAGGACCTTGTATGGTATATTCATCAGATTTAAAATCTGAATCCGGTGAGCCTGCTTTTGAAAATATTCCAATTGTAAAATTAGCAGAAGGCCAGAAACTTGAGTTAGAAGCTGAAGCTCTTGTAGGCACAGGAAAAATTCATGCAAAATGGCAACCTTGTAATGCAGTTTACAAACAGATATCAAATGACGAAGTGGAATTTAAAATTGAGTCATTCGGAAACATGGATGCTGAAGACATTGTAAGATCTTCACTTGAAATTTTAAAAAACAAAGCTGAAAAATTCTTATCGGAATTAGAAGGCAGAGAATTAAGTGACGAAAATTAA
- a CDS encoding HypC/HybG/HupF family hydrogenase formation chaperone: MCLAIPSVVIDIFEEDGEKYALAEYKGVKQKAKLALLEGVEIGDYVLIHTGYALEKMSEDEAKLSLDAWEELFDVLDEMDGVKKENSE, from the coding sequence ATGTGTCTTGCAATTCCATCCGTAGTTATTGATATATTTGAAGAAGATGGCGAAAAATACGCGCTTGCTGAATACAAGGGTGTAAAACAAAAAGCAAAACTCGCACTTCTAGAAGGCGTTGAAATTGGAGATTATGTGCTGATCCACACAGGATACGCGCTTGAAAAAATGAGTGAAGACGAAGCAAAATTGAGTTTAGATGCATGGGAAGAATTGTTCGATGTACTCGATGAAATGGACGGAGTTAAAAAAGAAAATTCCGAATAA
- a CDS encoding 50S ribosomal protein L18e — MKKIMSTNPKTPELIQKLKEESFKNSAPIWKDVAKKLAKPARKKVEVNVSKISRYASEGDVILIPGKVLGAGSLKINVTVAAFSFSETAKSAIEAVGGKCLTIEELIAENPKGSKVTIMA; from the coding sequence ATGAAAAAAATCATGTCAACAAACCCAAAAACTCCTGAATTGATTCAGAAGTTAAAAGAAGAATCATTCAAAAACAGTGCACCAATCTGGAAAGATGTTGCTAAAAAGTTAGCTAAACCAGCTAGAAAAAAAGTTGAAGTAAACGTAAGCAAAATCAGCAGATACGCATCAGAAGGCGATGTAATCTTAATTCCAGGCAAAGTACTCGGTGCTGGGTCATTAAAAATAAATGTAACTGTTGCAGCATTTTCATTCTCAGAAACTGCAAAATCAGCAATTGAAGCTGTAGGCGGAAAATGCTTAACAATCGAAGAACTTATTGCAGAAAACCCTAAAGGTTCTAAAGTAACCATTATGGCGTAA
- a CDS encoding GTPase, with amino-acid sequence MLNNSVKHLKIDNMENKIPMRRMVHKIIYECNIVLLVVDARDPETTRNRALEEYTIEKNKKLIYVINKSDLVPKKILEKWKDNFKSENPNSSVVFVSAKEKLGTKMLRDEIKAYLNSNNIKYGQVGIVGYPNVGKSSIINALTGKKSARSGLTAGLTVGEQWVKLTKDIKLLDSPGIIEPKDEDELVISGALRYEKADDIISPALKILQRIHTFDNTILNEYYGFEIGEEINIELLEKIGTKLNFLTKDGKIDIDRTSKSIIREFQNGKLNYHRMNLKKYEQKRTKNIDFITKYLQNFPFINDADQIISHLENIDELGTMNTRPVIGMKELDDAFVIISFSEKSRDTGRKKVEELARMSDIELYSLGGGRVGKHRIYIGVGEKIKNTI; translated from the coding sequence ATGTTAAATAACTCAGTAAAACACCTAAAGATTGATAATATGGAAAACAAAATTCCCATGAGAAGAATGGTTCACAAAATCATATATGAGTGCAATATCGTGCTTCTCGTTGTTGATGCAAGGGATCCCGAAACTACACGAAACAGGGCTCTTGAAGAATATACCATTGAAAAAAATAAAAAATTAATTTACGTAATCAATAAATCAGATCTTGTTCCTAAAAAAATTCTTGAAAAATGGAAAGACAACTTTAAATCTGAAAACCCGAATTCTTCCGTAGTTTTTGTAAGTGCCAAAGAAAAATTGGGCACAAAAATGTTAAGGGATGAAATTAAGGCTTATTTAAATTCAAACAACATTAAATACGGACAAGTTGGAATCGTTGGATATCCAAATGTTGGAAAATCCTCAATAATCAATGCACTGACAGGTAAAAAAAGTGCAAGAAGTGGACTTACCGCGGGATTAACTGTTGGAGAACAGTGGGTAAAATTAACAAAAGATATCAAATTACTCGATTCTCCAGGAATAATTGAACCAAAAGATGAAGATGAACTCGTAATATCTGGCGCATTAAGGTACGAAAAGGCCGATGACATCATATCCCCGGCACTAAAAATTTTACAACGTATTCACACGTTTGATAACACGATTCTGAATGAATACTACGGTTTTGAAATCGGAGAAGAAATAAATATAGAACTTCTTGAAAAAATCGGAACTAAATTAAATTTCCTTACAAAAGACGGCAAAATCGATATAGACAGGACTTCAAAAAGTATAATCCGGGAATTCCAAAACGGCAAATTGAACTACCACAGGATGAACTTAAAAAAATACGAACAGAAAAGAACCAAAAATATTGATTTTATAACAAAATACCTGCAAAACTTCCCATTTATCAACGATGCCGACCAGATTATATCCCATCTTGAAAATATAGATGAACTTGGAACAATGAATACAAGACCTGTAATCGGGATGAAAGAATTAGACGATGCTTTTGTAATAATCTCGTTTTCTGAAAAATCAAGAGATACCGGCAGAAAAAAAGTTGAAGAACTTGCAAGAATGAGCGATATTGAATTATATTCACTTGGTGGCGGAAGGGTTGGAAAACATAGAATTTACATTGGAGTAGGCGAAAAAATTAAAAACACAATATAA
- a CDS encoding YqaA family protein, translated as MDFVSIGMDLVASYGLLAIFLIGFSEPIFQPIPTEVFMLGGLALGLDWRYVILVSTVGSTLGGIVTYFISSRYGENLFLKIFKKEKYSSAEEFLNKWGALGIILISFTPIPFEVICWISGIFKMPFKIYVSALIISRIIKHGLVVLPFAALASILPF; from the coding sequence ATGGATTTTGTTTCAATAGGGATGGATTTAGTTGCTTCATATGGACTTTTGGCTATTTTTTTGATTGGATTTTCAGAGCCAATTTTTCAACCAATTCCAACCGAAGTTTTCATGCTTGGAGGACTTGCTCTTGGGCTTGATTGGAGGTATGTAATACTGGTTTCAACAGTTGGGAGTACGTTAGGGGGAATTGTAACATATTTTATATCTTCAAGATATGGCGAGAATCTTTTTTTAAAGATATTTAAAAAAGAAAAATATTCAAGTGCGGAAGAATTTTTAAATAAATGGGGCGCTCTTGGAATAATTCTTATAAGTTTTACCCCAATTCCATTTGAGGTGATCTGCTGGATTTCAGGGATATTCAAGATGCCTTTTAAAATTTATGTTTCAGCATTGATCATAAGTAGAATTATAAAACACGGACTCGTAGTGCTGCCATTTGCGGCTTTAGCAAGTATACTTCCGTTTTAA
- a CDS encoding ferredoxin family protein, which produces MSVVIDYDKCKGPECAECVNTCPVEVFEIQGNKVVVARESDCTLCMVCVDVCPTNAITVKED; this is translated from the coding sequence ATGAGTGTTGTAATTGATTACGATAAATGTAAAGGCCCAGAATGCGCTGAATGTGTAAATACCTGCCCTGTAGAAGTTTTTGAAATTCAAGGGAACAAAGTAGTTGTTGCAAGAGAATCAGACTGCACACTGTGCATGGTATGCGTTGATGTATGCCCAACTAATGCAATAACTGTAAAAGAAGACTAA
- a CDS encoding DNA-directed RNA polymerase subunit K → MKLTKFETARLVGARSLQISDGAPLTIESDRTSSLNLAEDEIKQGKLPLCVKKQVKKN, encoded by the coding sequence ATGAAATTAACTAAATTTGAAACTGCACGATTAGTTGGTGCAAGATCCCTCCAAATTTCTGACGGTGCTCCACTCACAATCGAATCAGACAGAACTTCGTCATTAAACTTAGCTGAAGATGAAATAAAGCAGGGTAAACTCCCACTGTGTGTTAAAAAACAAGTCAAAAAAAATTAA
- a CDS encoding 30S ribosomal protein S4 — MGDPRRLGKKYDTPNHPWIGERIQSEREISQKYGLVNKKELWKMETQLRNYRRQARKLISDTTTQGGKEAVQLFNVLKRYAILVEQEPTLDHVLSLNIESILERRLQTMVYKKGLAKTAKQARQFIVHGHIAVNGKRVTSPSYLVSVAENDAIEYVPNSPMASENHPERTAAVSEENQ; from the coding sequence ATGGGAGATCCAAGACGATTGGGTAAAAAATACGACACGCCTAACCATCCATGGATTGGGGAAAGAATCCAAAGCGAAAGAGAAATTAGCCAAAAATACGGTCTAGTTAACAAAAAAGAACTTTGGAAAATGGAAACCCAATTAAGGAACTACAGAAGACAGGCAAGAAAATTAATCAGCGACACCACAACACAAGGTGGAAAAGAAGCTGTTCAGTTATTCAATGTTTTAAAAAGATACGCAATATTAGTTGAACAAGAACCAACACTCGACCACGTTCTTTCATTGAACATTGAAAGTATCTTAGAAAGAAGATTACAGACCATGGTATACAAAAAAGGTCTCGCTAAAACAGCAAAACAAGCTAGACAGTTCATTGTTCACGGCCACATTGCAGTAAACGGCAAAAGAGTTACTTCTCCATCATACTTGGTTTCAGTAGCTGAAAATGATGCGATAGAATACGTGCCTAACTCACCAATGGCTTCAGAAAACCACCCTGAAAGAACTGCCGCAGTAAGCGAAGAAAATCAATAA
- a CDS encoding 30S ribosomal protein S11, whose product MSQKWGLVHIYASYNNTILHVTDLTGAETIAKVSGGMIVRNQRDESSPYAAMQAAFKIADLMRDKGIDQVHVKVRATGGQKSKNPGPGAQAAIRALSRAGIRIGRIEDATPIPHDGTTPKRKNR is encoded by the coding sequence ATGAGTCAAAAATGGGGATTAGTACACATTTATGCATCGTACAACAATACAATTCTCCACGTTACTGATTTAACTGGAGCAGAAACTATCGCTAAAGTTTCAGGCGGTATGATTGTAAGAAACCAGAGAGATGAATCATCTCCATACGCTGCAATGCAAGCTGCATTCAAAATCGCAGATTTAATGAGAGATAAAGGAATTGATCAGGTACACGTAAAGGTCAGAGCTACAGGTGGCCAGAAATCTAAAAACCCAGGACCTGGTGCCCAAGCTGCTATCAGAGCATTATCAAGAGCAGGAATCAGAATCGGAAGAATTGAAGATGCTACACCAATTCCACACGATGGTACTACACCAAAAAGAAAGAACAGATAA
- the selB gene encoding selenocysteine-specific translation elongation factor: MDFKNINLGIFGHIDHGKTTLSKVLTEIASTSAHDKLPESQKRGITIDIGFSAFKLENYRITLVDAPGHADLIRAVVSAADIIDLALIVVDAKEGPKTQTGEHMLILDHFNIPTIVVITKSDNAETEEIKRTEMFMKSILQSTQNLKNSSIIPISAKTGSGITEIKNLIINTLNNTEIIRNTDSYFKMPLDHAFPIKGAGTVVTGTINKGIVKVGDELKVLPINMSTKVRSIQCFKENVMEAKAGDRVGMAIQGVEAKQIYRGCILTSKDTNLQVVDKIVAKIKISDIFKYNLTPKMKVHLNVGMLIVPAVAVPFKKLTVGKSEENVILNEVISGNECYCVFELEEKVLAEVGDRVLITRLDLPPTTLRICGHGLIEEFKPIKDLNIKKEVLREGKIKIDKSRTVIEELAQSKVAAEKLIGEEISIEGKDVVGKIKGTFGTKGLLTAEFNGNVENRDKVLLNRLRRWG, from the coding sequence ATGGACTTTAAAAATATCAACCTCGGAATTTTTGGACACATCGATCACGGAAAAACGACACTTTCTAAAGTTTTAACGGAAATTGCATCAACTTCGGCACACGATAAACTGCCTGAATCTCAAAAACGTGGAATTACAATCGATATCGGGTTTTCAGCATTTAAGCTTGAAAATTACCGTATAACTTTGGTTGATGCACCAGGACACGCTGATTTAATTAGGGCAGTTGTAAGTGCTGCAGATATAATCGATCTTGCATTAATTGTTGTTGATGCAAAAGAAGGGCCAAAGACCCAGACTGGGGAGCACATGTTAATTCTTGATCACTTCAATATTCCAACAATTGTTGTGATTACAAAATCAGACAATGCAGAAACCGAAGAGATCAAAAGAACTGAAATGTTTATGAAGTCCATTTTGCAATCTACTCAAAATTTAAAAAACAGTTCAATTATTCCAATTTCTGCAAAAACGGGATCTGGCATCACCGAAATTAAAAATTTGATTATAAATACTTTGAATAATACTGAAATAATTAGAAATACTGACAGTTATTTTAAAATGCCCCTAGATCACGCATTTCCTATAAAGGGTGCAGGAACGGTTGTAACCGGAACTATTAACAAAGGAATTGTGAAAGTCGGTGATGAATTAAAAGTTCTTCCAATAAACATGTCTACGAAAGTCAGGAGTATACAGTGCTTTAAAGAAAATGTTATGGAGGCAAAAGCTGGCGACAGAGTTGGAATGGCAATTCAGGGTGTTGAAGCAAAACAAATCTATCGGGGATGCATTTTAACTTCAAAAGATACTAATTTACAGGTAGTCGACAAAATAGTTGCCAAAATAAAAATTTCAGACATTTTCAAGTACAATTTAACTCCAAAAATGAAAGTTCACTTAAATGTGGGAATGTTGATAGTTCCGGCAGTTGCAGTACCGTTTAAAAAATTAACGGTTGGCAAATCGGAAGAAAATGTAATTTTAAACGAAGTAATTTCTGGAAATGAATGCTACTGTGTATTTGAACTTGAAGAAAAGGTTTTGGCGGAAGTTGGAGATAGGGTTTTAATTACAAGGCTTGATCTTCCCCCAACAACCCTTAGAATCTGTGGTCATGGTTTAATCGAGGAATTTAAACCAATAAAAGATCTGAATATTAAAAAAGAAGTACTTAGGGAAGGAAAGATTAAAATCGATAAATCAAGGACCGTGATTGAAGAACTCGCACAGTCAAAAGTTGCAGCCGAAAAATTAATCGGTGAAGAAATATCCATTGAAGGAAAAGATGTTGTTGGAAAAATAAAAGGAACTTTTGGAACAAAAGGACTGTTAACTGCGGAATTTAATGGAAATGTTGAAAACCGGGATAAAGTGCTGTTAAACAGGCTTAGAAGGTGGGGTTAA